A window of the Roseiconus lacunae genome harbors these coding sequences:
- a CDS encoding aspartate/ornithine carbamoyltransferase family protein: MTAASHPEKPLTNYATNSKGLSVKPSDLLDFCNHQIDREALAALAGQSILNPRQFDRRTVVALSQLAALLELRNVEIDKPLDGKIAITAFFEASTRTRLSFESAVLRLDGKVLSVPDGQVTGIAKGESLADIGEMFNTYGDVVIMRHPDTNSIDEIRKNLQRPLINAGNGSGHHPTQALIDWYALLKWRPELVSPDCPEDRRIHLGIIGTPGSMRAVKSFLRISLMFAGAVRKITLISEMADPVGLDLTEPIEQSPIELEITNDVQEVIPELDVAYVNSIAFLGDSYRNLGSRYKIDCNSRLKPHAVVMHPLARNKELSTDLDDTIHNLYFAQAAGAVFVRQALLTAVLDRLDRVSGI, from the coding sequence CGACCAATTCGAAAGGTCTTTCGGTCAAGCCGAGTGACCTACTTGATTTCTGTAACCACCAAATCGACCGCGAAGCGCTCGCGGCGTTGGCAGGGCAATCCATACTCAATCCGCGTCAGTTCGATCGGCGTACCGTTGTCGCGCTTTCGCAACTCGCCGCTTTGCTAGAGCTACGCAACGTCGAAATTGACAAACCGTTGGATGGGAAAATTGCGATCACCGCTTTTTTCGAAGCGAGTACCCGTACACGGCTGTCCTTCGAAAGTGCCGTGTTGCGTCTTGACGGAAAAGTGTTGTCGGTCCCTGATGGACAGGTCACCGGGATCGCGAAGGGAGAGTCCTTGGCCGATATTGGCGAGATGTTCAACACCTATGGTGACGTGGTCATCATGCGGCATCCGGACACGAACAGCATCGACGAGATCCGCAAGAACCTCCAGCGTCCCTTGATCAATGCCGGCAACGGAAGCGGGCACCACCCCACTCAAGCGTTGATCGATTGGTACGCCTTGTTGAAATGGCGTCCCGAGTTGGTCAGTCCTGATTGTCCGGAAGACCGCAGGATCCATTTGGGGATCATCGGAACTCCGGGCTCGATGCGGGCGGTGAAAAGCTTTCTGCGGATCTCACTGATGTTCGCCGGCGCCGTTCGAAAGATCACGTTGATCTCGGAAATGGCCGATCCGGTCGGCTTGGACTTGACCGAGCCGATCGAACAGTCACCGATCGAACTGGAGATCACGAACGATGTCCAAGAGGTGATACCGGAACTTGACGTCGCCTATGTCAACTCGATCGCGTTTCTCGGTGACAGTTATCGAAATCTCGGCAGTCGTTACAAAATTGACTGCAACAGCCGGTTGAAACCTCACGCGGTTGTCATGCACCCGCTGGCTCGGAACAAAGAGCTTTCGACCGATTTAGACGACACCATTCACAACTTGTACTTTGCCCAAGCAGCCGGCGCGGTCTTCGTGCGCCAGGCGCTTCTAACGGCAGTTCTTGATCGACTGGACCGCGTCAGCGGTATCTAA
- a CDS encoding Zn-dependent hydrolase: MSVDVTADLRVKLDRIKTDILELAELGRDPADKGIYRMAFTDADMQGKQWLKDRIEDAGFEPLQDGALNVSAVLESGNDRPRILVGSHIDTVPCAGALDGTLGVVVGLECLRCLKENGIVPQRDVELIAFSDEEGRFGGMFGSQSVAGQMNPGAVATMKDLNGILLSDELKRHGYDAREALDAARDPESIAGYLELHIEQGPVLDHVQKPVGIVDEITGLFTWAVRLRGEANHAGTTPMELRNDAFMGLAEFANELPRILEENGSDRSRATIGKAQIMPGAANTVPGLVEFSLDVRDTSDETLDELAAALRKALSAIARRRNLMFDFEQMSYLQPVKCSELIVNQLTQQAKHLGLAYQTMPSGAAHDAQIMGRIVPVGMVFVPSKNGQSHSPAEWTAWSDIEAGANLLLHAILSMTR; the protein is encoded by the coding sequence ATGAGTGTAGACGTGACAGCGGACCTCCGAGTCAAGCTTGACCGGATCAAAACCGACATCCTTGAACTCGCCGAACTGGGCCGAGATCCCGCCGACAAAGGCATCTACCGGATGGCCTTTACCGATGCGGATATGCAAGGAAAGCAGTGGCTGAAAGACCGGATTGAAGATGCCGGTTTTGAGCCGCTGCAGGATGGCGCGCTCAATGTGTCCGCCGTCTTGGAATCTGGTAATGATCGACCGCGGATCCTGGTCGGATCGCATATCGATACCGTTCCCTGTGCCGGCGCGTTGGACGGGACGCTGGGCGTCGTCGTCGGCTTGGAATGTCTGCGATGCTTGAAAGAAAACGGCATCGTGCCCCAACGCGACGTCGAACTGATTGCGTTCAGTGACGAAGAGGGGCGATTCGGTGGCATGTTTGGCTCGCAGTCGGTGGCCGGGCAGATGAATCCGGGAGCCGTCGCGACGATGAAAGATCTCAACGGCATTCTGCTATCCGATGAGCTTAAACGGCATGGCTACGATGCTCGAGAAGCACTCGATGCCGCACGGGATCCGGAGTCGATCGCCGGATATCTTGAACTTCATATCGAGCAAGGTCCGGTCCTCGATCATGTCCAAAAGCCCGTGGGCATTGTCGACGAAATCACTGGTCTGTTCACCTGGGCGGTAAGACTGAGGGGCGAAGCAAACCATGCCGGGACGACTCCGATGGAACTGCGGAATGATGCCTTCATGGGACTCGCGGAGTTCGCCAATGAATTGCCGCGGATTCTCGAAGAGAATGGCAGTGATCGGAGTCGAGCGACGATCGGAAAAGCTCAGATTATGCCCGGTGCGGCCAACACGGTGCCCGGACTCGTCGAGTTTTCGCTCGATGTCCGTGACACCAGTGACGAAACGCTTGATGAGCTAGCGGCAGCGCTGCGGAAAGCCCTTTCGGCGATCGCACGGCGACGAAACCTGATGTTCGATTTCGAACAAATGAGCTACCTTCAGCCGGTCAAGTGCAGTGAGTTGATCGTCAATCAGTTGACGCAGCAAGCCAAACATCTTGGACTGGCCTATCAAACCATGCCCAGTGGCGCCGCCCATGACGCACAAATCATGGGCCGAATTGTCCCGGTTGGCATGGTCTTCGTTCCGAGTAAAAATGGGCAAAGCCATTCGCCCGCCGAATGGACCGCATGGTCGGACATCGAAGCGGGGGCGAATCTGCTTCTGCATGCAATCTTGTCGATGACCCGATAG
- the asnB gene encoding asparagine synthase (glutamine-hydrolyzing) codes for MCGITGFWNPSRKNEREMRFVLDGMLDVLDHRGPDERGSRLYVDQGLALGHTRLSIVGLDHGHQPIEAEGGDYAITVNGELYGYKRIRTELACESLECSGKSDSAVALPLYLKHGLSFVERLRGEFAIVLYDHREQRLVLVRDRFGIKPLYYAMNDGGIAWGSEVKSILKHPDVPPKLCPKAAIHQMMQVMVPGSTAFEGVNALLPGHMLIVQRDSDRLIAKQTRWWDLEFPTSHESNPNPDEYVAGVKERLIDAVATRLEADVPVGCYLSGGIDSCSILGLATTLQQSPVKAFTIAFDSDAYDESNIAKLMAERTGAEQELLRLTEKELYGPAFERATWHAERTFYNTLAVAKWHMSRRVRACNYKAVVTGEGSDELFGGYPFFKQDWLGRDDDGGGIFAGAILAEEDLQHPDWMDLCGFTPSWIQPWMLTLKRVRPLLSQELQDLLVEYDPVGEVARAIDADQVRGRHRLDISQYTWSKTMLEGQILTWGGDRMDMANSMEARPAFLDHHVAEYAVQIPPEIRIRDGVEKWVLREAMVNVLPRELYERKKFAFMAPPAHTDPVKRQAIQEMISHWMTPERVSKLGVFDGDKLNQFIDDAWNETDGTIARRNDIVMNHALQLHLLHGQYVEGLPLPVVD; via the coding sequence ATGTGTGGTATCACCGGATTTTGGAATCCGTCGCGAAAAAACGAACGGGAAATGCGTTTCGTGCTCGACGGGATGCTGGACGTTCTCGACCACCGTGGCCCGGACGAACGCGGAAGCCGACTGTACGTCGATCAAGGATTGGCTCTCGGGCACACCCGCTTATCGATCGTCGGTTTGGACCATGGCCATCAACCGATCGAAGCGGAAGGAGGTGACTATGCGATCACCGTCAACGGCGAGTTGTATGGTTACAAACGCATTCGAACCGAGCTTGCGTGCGAGTCACTCGAATGCAGTGGAAAGAGCGATAGTGCGGTCGCGCTGCCGTTGTATCTCAAGCATGGATTGTCGTTCGTAGAACGCTTGCGCGGCGAATTTGCGATCGTGTTGTATGACCATCGTGAACAGCGACTGGTGCTGGTGCGAGACAGGTTTGGGATCAAGCCGCTGTACTATGCGATGAACGACGGTGGCATCGCGTGGGGATCGGAAGTCAAATCGATTTTAAAACACCCGGACGTACCGCCGAAACTCTGCCCGAAAGCTGCGATCCATCAGATGATGCAGGTCATGGTACCAGGGTCGACGGCGTTCGAAGGCGTCAACGCGTTGTTGCCAGGACACATGTTGATCGTGCAGCGGGACAGCGATCGATTGATCGCAAAGCAGACGCGATGGTGGGACCTTGAGTTTCCGACCAGTCACGAGTCGAATCCCAACCCCGACGAATACGTCGCCGGCGTGAAGGAACGTCTGATCGATGCCGTCGCGACACGGTTAGAAGCCGATGTTCCGGTCGGATGTTATTTGTCCGGAGGAATCGATAGTTGTTCGATTCTTGGACTGGCGACGACGCTTCAGCAATCTCCGGTAAAGGCATTCACCATCGCGTTTGATAGCGATGCGTATGACGAATCGAACATTGCCAAACTGATGGCCGAACGGACCGGGGCCGAGCAAGAACTGCTGCGACTGACCGAGAAGGAACTTTATGGTCCCGCTTTCGAACGCGCGACGTGGCATGCCGAGCGAACGTTTTACAATACCCTGGCGGTTGCCAAGTGGCACATGAGTCGCCGTGTTCGGGCATGTAACTACAAAGCGGTTGTGACCGGGGAAGGGTCTGACGAATTGTTCGGCGGGTATCCGTTCTTTAAACAGGATTGGTTGGGCCGTGATGACGACGGGGGCGGGATCTTTGCCGGGGCGATTCTCGCCGAAGAGGATTTACAACATCCCGACTGGATGGATCTTTGTGGCTTTACACCGTCATGGATCCAGCCATGGATGTTGACTCTCAAACGTGTTCGTCCGCTGCTGTCGCAGGAATTGCAAGATTTGCTGGTCGAGTATGATCCGGTCGGTGAAGTCGCTCGGGCGATTGATGCCGATCAGGTTCGGGGGCGACATCGATTGGATATCTCCCAGTACACATGGAGCAAGACCATGTTGGAAGGTCAAATCCTGACTTGGGGCGGCGACCGAATGGACATGGCCAACAGCATGGAAGCACGTCCCGCGTTCCTCGATCATCATGTTGCCGAATACGCCGTGCAGATTCCGCCTGAGATCCGGATCCGCGATGGCGTTGAAAAGTGGGTGCTGCGTGAAGCGATGGTGAACGTCTTGCCTCGTGAGTTATACGAACGAAAGAAGTTTGCCTTTATGGCGCCTCCGGCACATACCGATCCGGTAAAACGCCAAGCGATCCAGGAGATGATCAGCCACTGGATGACACCCGAACGAGTGTCCAAACTGGGCGTTTTCGATGGCGACAAACTCAACCAGTTCATTGACGACGCGTGGAACGAAACCGATGGGACGATCGCTCGTCGAAACGACATCGTGATGAACCATGCCTTGCAGTTACACCTGCTGCATGGCCAGTATGTCGAAGGCCTTCCCTTGCCAGTGGTCGATTGA